From Juglans regia cultivar Chandler chromosome 8, Walnut 2.0, whole genome shotgun sequence, the proteins below share one genomic window:
- the LOC109004477 gene encoding uncharacterized N-acetyltransferase p20-like — translation MEVDSSRISLRPFKLTDVDDFMLWAGDDQVTRNLTWKTFTSKEEALTFIKDVCIPHPWRRSICIDDRSIGFISVFPWSGDDRCKADIGYGIATKYWGQGITTRVVKIALSQLFKDFPDLVRLQAFVYVENKASQRVLEKAGFQREGLLRKYTFVKGRLVDLLLYSVLSTDSLPTDPQGSA, via the coding sequence ATGGAGGTTGATTCATCGAGGATTTCTCTCCGTCCGTTCAAGCTAACCGACGTGGATGATTTTATGTTATGGGCAGGCGATGATCAAGTGACAAGAAACCTAACATGGAAGACTTTTACCTCTAAGGAAGAGGCTTTGACTTTCATCAAGGACGTTTGCATACCCCACCCTTGGCGTCGATCCATATGTATCGATGACCGTTCGATTGGTTTCATCTCCGTTTTCCCATGGTCCGGCGATGACAGGTGTAAGGCTGATATAGGGTATGGAATTGCCACGAAGTATTGGGGCCAAGGGATAACTACCAGGGTAGTGAAGATCGCTCTCTCACAATTGTTCAAAGATTTCCCTGATCTGGTAAGGTTGCAAGCTTTTGTATATGTGGAAAATAAAGCCTCCCAGAGGGTATTAGAGAAAGCTGGGTTCCAAAGGGAAGGGCTACTAAGGAAGTATACCTTTGTTAAGGGGAGACTTGTAGATCTACTTCTCTATAGTGTTTTATCAACTGACTCCCTCCCTACAGATCCTCAGGGCTCAGCTTGA
- the LOC109004474 gene encoding serine/threonine-protein kinase EDR1-like produces the protein MKHIFKKLHLGSNHDPNRSNEIPTSTSSSASCASDHRAASVNGQSSVAAPASPSSQSPSPLPAFSAAGPVPSPTSSNRPDYISSEEEFQVQLALAISASNSESRDDPEKDQIRAATLLSLGGHQIELSRDKDEVTAESLSRQYWEYNVLDYEDKVVDGFYDVYGLSTDSAKQGKIPSLADLETNIGSSGFEVVIVNRTIDPALEELLQIAQCIILDCPVTEVGVLVQRLAELVTGHMGGAVKDANIMLARWMERRTELRTSLHTSVLPIGFINAGLSRHRALLFKVLADNMRMPCRLVKGSHYTGVEDDAVNIIKLEDESEFLVDLMGAPGTLIPADILSTKETVFKPYNSQINKIPSLHPSNISGVAYLKPKPGLGEGSSQNGALESSSHLERRSSSENAEFMPLFPGTRGDTSAGSSGTSNRLITNQADIPSSSVSNGVRMNLNVVPYNQNSPEDLKNLFADLNPFQINGTGKASVHNKPAGYKAGELPTPRNISVSGRPPVPWKNPYACNEVPRKKEYDYMEGLFPRINRQSNDYNLSSTASSGSTISGKMYGDGFKSSGNSNVSSINGDAASSVNVTGSMLEATTSQFNRLPLVEGLNADLKEEHPKNEEESRSDRVDVVKKHEEKEIGFLDRRKCTHDRFMGTDLKLKDPESPSSSVDSCTSRVDQIFYDVDVGECEIRWEDLDIGERIGLGSYGEVYRADLKGTEVAVKKFLDQDFSGAALAEFKSEVRIMRTLRHPNVVLFVGAVTRPPNLSIITEFLPRGSLYRIIHRPHSQIDEKRRIKMALDVASGMNCLHTSRPTIVHRDLKSPNLLVDKNWNVKVCDFGLSRLKHHTFLSSKSTAGTPEWMAPEVLRNENSNEKCDVYSFGIILWELATLRLPWSGMNPMQVVGAVGFQNRRLDIPKEVDPVVARIIWECWQTDPNLRPSFLQLTVALKALQRLVIPSHMDQPDSAISQEIPANSTP, from the exons ATGAAGCACATTTTCAAGAAGCTTCACTTAGGGAGCAACCATGACCCTAACCGATCCAACGAAATCCCCACCTCAACCTCTTCCTCAGCATCGTGCGCCTCCGATCACCGCGCGGCTTCCGTCAACGGCCAGAGCTCCGTTGCAGCTCCCGCGAGTCCTTCGTCGCAGTCACCTTCGCCGTTGCCGGCTTTTAGTGCCGCGGGTCCAGTGCCATCGCCCACCTCAAGTAATCGCCCGGACTATATCTCTTCGGAGGAGGAGTTCCAGGTTCAGCTGGCCCTGGCGATCAGCGCGTCGAATTCGGAGTCCCGCGATGATCCGGAGAAGGATCAGATCCGCGCTGCGACACTGCTGAGCTTGGGAGGTCATCAGATTGAGTTGTCGAGGGATAAGGACGAGGTAACGGCGGAGTCGCTGTCGAGGCAGTATTGG GAATACAATGTGCTTGACTATGAGGATAAGGTGGTGGATGGATTTTATGACGTATATGGGCTCTCCACAGATTCAGCAAAGCAAGGAAAGATTCCCTCTCTCGCAGATCTTGAAACAAACATTGGGAGTTCTGGATTTGAAGTCGTAATTGTTAATCGAACAATCGACCCTGCTCTGGAAGAATTACTGCAAATTGCACAATGTATTATTTTAGACTGCCCTGTCACTGAGGTTGGTGTGTTGGTACAAAGGCTTGCTGAATTAGTCACTGGACACATGGGTGGGGCTGTGAAGGATGCTAATATTATGCTAGCACGCTGGATGGAAAGGAGAACAGAGTTGAGGACATCTCTTCACACTAGTGTGTTGCCTATCGGGTTCATAAATGCTGGCCTTTCTCGACATCGTGCTTTACTTTTCAAG GTATTAGCTGACAATATGAGGATGCCTTGTAGACTAGTAAAAGGTAGTCATTACACAGGCGTTGAGGATGATGCTGTCAACATAATAAAGTTGGAAGATGAAAG CGAGTTTTTGGTTGATCTAATGGGAGCTCCTGGAACACTTATACCAGCTGATATTCTAAGTACGAAGGAAACTGTGTTTAAGCCATAcaattctcaaataaacaaaatcccATCTCTTCATCCCTCTAATATCAGCGGAGTTGCTTACTTAAAACCAAAGCCTGGACTTGGTGAAGGCAGCAGTCAAAATGGCGCATTAGAAAGTAGTTCACATTTGGAAAGAAGGTCAAGTTCTGAAAATGCAGAGTTCATGCCTCTATTCCCAGGTACAAGGGGTGATACATCTGCTGGTTCTTCTGGTACATCTAATAGGTTGATTACCAATCAGGCAGATATTCCTTCCTCATCAGTCAGTAATGGTGTGAGGATGAACCTCAATGTAGTTCCATATAACCAAAATAGTCCTGAAGATTTAAAAAACCTTTTTGCTGATCTTAATCCATTCCAGATAAATGGGACCGGCAAAGCTTCTGTACATAACAAACCTGCAGGATATAAAGCTGGTGAGCTTCCAACGCCGAGAAATATCTCTGTCTCTGGTCGACCTCCTGTACCATGGAAGAATCCATATGCTTGCAATGAAGTCCCTAGGAAAAAGGAGTATGATTATATGGAGGGTCTCTTTCCAAGAATTAATCGTCAATCTAATGACTATAATCTGTCATCGACTGCTTCCTCTGGTTCTACTATATCGGGAAAGATGTATGGTGATGGTTTCAAATCATCTGGTAATTCAAATGTGTCCAGTATAAATGGTGATGCAGCAAGTTCTGTCAATGTCACTGGTTCAATGTTGGAAGCTACCACGAGTCAGTTTAACAGGTTGCCTTTGGTTGAGGGCCTGAATGCTGATTTGAAGGAAGAACACCCCAAGAATGAGGAGGAATCTCGAAGTGACAGGGTGGATGTGGTTAAAAAGcatgaagagaaagaaattggTTTCCTTGATCGTAGAAAGTGTACACATGATAGATTTATGGGGACTGATTTGAAATTGAAGGATCCAGAAAGTCCTAGCTCATCTGTTGATTCCTGCACAAGTAGGGTtgatcaaatattttatgatgtggATGTAGGAGAATGTGAAATTCGTTGGGAAGACCTGGATATTGGTGAAAGGATTGGACTAG GTTCATATGGAGAGGTTTATCGTGCTGATTTGAAGGGCACG GAGGTTGCTGTGAAGAAGTTCTTAGACCAGGACTTCTCAGGTGCTGCTTTGGCTGAGTTCAAAAGTGAA GTACGGATAATGCGTACACTGCGGCATCCAAATGTTGTTCTTTTCGTGGGTGCTGTAACTCGTCCTCCAAACCTCTCTATAATTACTGAGTTTCTTCCAAG gGGAAGCTTATATCGCATTATTCATCGTCCTCATTCTCAAATTGATGAGAAGCGCAGAATAAAAATGGCCCTTGATGTG GCAAGCGGCATGAATTGCTTGCATACCAGCAGACCTACAATCGTTCACCGGGATTTGAAGTCACCAAATCTTTTGGTTGATAAGAACTGGAATGTGAAG GTATGTGATTTTGGGCTGTCTCGTTTGAAGCATCACACCTTCTTGTCGTCCAAATCAACTGCAGGAACG CCTGAGTGGATGGCACCTGAAGTTCTCCGGAATGAAAACTCAAATGAGAA GTGTGATGTTTATAGCTTTGGAATTATTCTATGGGAGCTTGCTACTCTAAGATTACCTTGGAGTGGGATGAACCCAATGCAAGTGGTGGGTGCAGTAGGTTTTCAGAATCGTCGGCTCGACATTCCCAAGGAAGTGGATCCCGTGGTTGCGAGGATAATTTGGGAATGTTGGCAGAC AGATCCAAATTTGCGCCCCTCATTTTTACAGCTCACAGTGGCTCTCAAGGCTCTGCAGCGGCTTGTTATCCCATCGCATATGGACCAGCCAGATTCTGCTATATCACAAGAGATCCCAGCGAATTCTACACCTTGA
- the LOC109004476 gene encoding pre-rRNA-processing protein TSR2 homolog, giving the protein MDGGSPRELTPEAMPIFREGVYLVLSRWSALQMAVENEWGGRDSHRKADQLASDIISWFTQSREPLYIDDLENMLDEALLSLNTEAEDGSIEEIAYKLMTMHEECLEGNFQSIEGLREASRQEVAVNHVRQVVNDDDDDSDSDNDVVGNENSSNMILDAPDSSSNLNLVEMPVDDSGPKVASETDGWVQVSRRRNRGK; this is encoded by the exons ATGGATGGTGGTTCTCCGAGAGAGCTAACGCCAGAGGCTATGCCAATTTTCAGGGAGGGCGTGTATCTGGTCCTCTCTCGCTGGTCGGCGCTCCAAATGGCAGTCGAGAATGAGTGGGGCGGCCGGGACTCGCACCGAAAGGCCGACCAACTCGCTTCCGATATTATCTCCTGGTTCACTCAGTCCAGAG AGCCGCTTTATATAGATGATTTAGAAAATATGCTCGATGAAGCTCTACTATCTCTCAATACCGAGGCTGAGGATGGCAGTATTGAGGAA ATAGCCTATAAACTGATgactatgcatgaagaatgtTTGGAAGGGAATTTTCAGTCTATTGAAGGCCTAAGGGAAGCCAGTCGTCAGGAAGTTGCTGTTAATCATGTCAGACAG GTTGTGAATGATGACGATGACGACAGCGACAGCGACAATGATGTTGTTGGAAATGAGAATTCATCAAATATGATACTGGATGCACCAGATTCAAGTTCGAATTTGAATCTGGTAGAGATGCCAGTCGATGACTCTGGACCCAAGGTGGCTTCTGAAACAGATGGATGGGTCCAAGTTTCACGGAGACGAAATAGGGGAAAATGA
- the LOC108994258 gene encoding late embryogenesis abundant protein D-34-like has product MSHQQQQQRPQHEPIKYGDVFPIEGELAGKTVAPRDAAMMQTAENEMLGHIQKGGAAATMQSAAMRNERAGFVGYNDVTDDAGDRGVSITETDLPGKRLIVESIAGQVVDQFSQRAPLAAATLFEEGGGGGRGQGDAITIGEALEATVMTAGSKPVEQSDAAAIQAEVRATGRTNVVPLGVAAAAQSAATLNARTTRDEDKTKLADVLANATSKLPTDEAVTRRDAEGVTGAEMRNNPDLTTHPAGVAASMTAAARLNLNK; this is encoded by the exons ATGAGCCACCAGCAGCAGCAACAGAGACCTCAGCACGAACCCATCAAGTACGGCGATGTTTTTCCTATAGAGGGAGAACTTGCGGGGAAAACGGTGGCCCCAAGGGATGCGGCGATGATGCAGACGGCTGAGAACGAAATGCTTGGGCATATACAGAAGGGCGGTGCTGCCGCAACCATGCAGTCGGCCGCCATGCGCAACGAGAGGGCTGGCTTTGTGGGTTATAATGACGTGACCGACGACGCTGGCGATCGCGGCGTGAGCATCACGGAGACCGATCTTCCTGGGAAGCGTTTAATCGTCGAGTCGATCGCCGGAcag GTTGTCGATCAATTTAGTCAGCGCGCTCCGTTGGCAGCAGCCACCCTTTTTGAagaaggtggtggtggtggtcgcGGCCAGGGTGATGCAATCACTATAGGTGAAGCACTGGAGGCCACTGTCATGACAGCCGGAAGCAAGCCAGTGGAGCAGAGCGATGCCGCAGCTATTCAGGCCGAAGTTAGAGCAACAGGCCGCACCAACGTAGTCCCTCTTGGGGTTGCCGCCGCTGCTCAGTCGGCGGCAACTCTGAATGCCAGGACAACTAGGGACGAGGACAAGACAAAACTTGCTGATGTTCTTGCG AATGCTACTTCGAAGTTGCCAACGGATGAAGCGGTGACACGCCGAGATGCAGAGGGGGTGACGGGTGCGGAGATGCGCAACAATCCAGACCTGACAACACATCCGGCAGGAGTGGCGGCTTCCATGACTGCGGCTGCTAGGCTCAACCTCAATAAATAA